One window from the genome of Hyphomonas neptunium ATCC 15444 encodes:
- a CDS encoding putative bifunctional diguanylate cyclase/phosphodiesterase has protein sequence MTTYHGSLSVLSGHEGIHPAGRDGLFEHHIWHHDLGLVFLAALICLAGSWVTLQLFRRAAGVSGAQRVGWHILTAVAAGAAIWCTHFIAMLGFDPGVPFSFDPILTILSLIVAMIGAAAGFSFATARMKFAPLLGGAIVGLGTAAMHYTGMMGYSVQGIVTWNMPLLALSIIFSVFLSASAVHLMLRAANTRKQIIAAAFLVAAIVMLHFTGMAASHFEPLGVVLAEPMQDAVKALAFAIAGVGFLIIGAGVASYLIDARVRSESYEQLRHMAVTDSLTGLPNRVSFTGRLDHEIDTAKARGLKVALIGIDLDRFKEINDLRGHGAGDDVLRTLAARMRALLREGEFVARLGGDEFAAVKRMQNGADVSDFLVRLEAALYEPIALDEFHVTPGASLGVSIYPDDATDKNALLGNADLAMYRAKSTPGTNVAFYDPSMDEVVRKRKNLANDLRQAFDRDELDLHFQVQKSVSTGDIRGYEALVRWKHPEHGDISPEVFIPIAEEYGLILQLGEWVLRKACARAASWLPPYKVAVNVSPLQFAHADLPKVILEILVETGLAANRLEIELTETAIFADKERSLHMLRQIKGMGVTIALDDFGTGYSSLDTLRAFPFDKIKLDKSFIDHVDSNEQTAAMVRAVLALGRSLKIPVLAEGIENSGQLAMLTFEGCDEAQGFLLGRPMSIDRIVSAGHLSLKPVMSQTEPVEDRRKPIEDNVPEKPGKAAAS, from the coding sequence ATGACAACATATCATGGAAGTCTGTCCGTGCTGAGCGGGCATGAGGGCATCCATCCCGCCGGACGCGATGGATTGTTTGAGCACCATATCTGGCACCATGATCTTGGCCTCGTCTTTCTGGCGGCTCTCATCTGCCTTGCGGGCTCCTGGGTGACGTTGCAACTGTTCCGGCGCGCGGCCGGTGTTTCCGGAGCCCAGCGTGTGGGATGGCATATCCTGACGGCTGTGGCGGCCGGAGCGGCGATCTGGTGCACGCACTTTATTGCTATGCTCGGCTTTGATCCCGGTGTGCCTTTTTCGTTTGATCCTATACTGACCATTCTGTCCTTGATCGTTGCCATGATTGGTGCCGCGGCCGGTTTTTCATTCGCTACAGCGCGCATGAAGTTCGCGCCGCTCCTGGGGGGCGCAATCGTCGGGCTTGGAACAGCGGCGATGCACTACACAGGAATGATGGGTTATTCCGTGCAGGGTATTGTGACATGGAATATGCCGCTTCTGGCTCTTTCGATCATCTTCTCTGTTTTCCTGTCAGCGTCCGCCGTTCATTTGATGTTGCGCGCTGCCAATACGCGAAAGCAGATTATAGCCGCAGCGTTTCTTGTGGCTGCCATCGTGATGCTGCACTTCACGGGCATGGCCGCATCGCATTTCGAGCCCCTCGGCGTGGTTCTCGCTGAGCCTATGCAGGACGCTGTCAAGGCGTTGGCATTCGCGATCGCAGGAGTCGGGTTCCTGATCATCGGCGCCGGCGTGGCCAGCTATCTGATTGATGCACGTGTACGGAGCGAATCGTATGAACAGCTGCGCCATATGGCGGTGACTGACAGCCTTACAGGGCTTCCCAACCGGGTGAGTTTCACAGGGCGCCTGGATCATGAGATCGACACCGCAAAGGCGCGGGGGCTCAAAGTAGCCCTGATCGGCATCGACCTGGACCGCTTCAAGGAGATCAATGATCTACGGGGTCATGGAGCCGGCGATGATGTGCTGCGAACGCTTGCGGCACGCATGCGCGCGTTGCTGCGCGAAGGAGAATTTGTTGCCCGGCTGGGCGGAGACGAGTTTGCGGCCGTCAAGCGGATGCAAAATGGCGCAGACGTTTCAGACTTTCTCGTGCGTCTTGAAGCGGCCCTTTATGAGCCAATTGCGCTGGACGAATTCCATGTGACTCCCGGCGCGAGCCTGGGTGTGTCGATCTATCCTGATGACGCCACAGACAAGAACGCTCTGCTTGGAAATGCAGACCTCGCCATGTATCGCGCAAAGTCGACACCGGGCACAAATGTCGCCTTCTATGATCCTTCCATGGATGAGGTCGTCCGGAAGCGGAAAAATCTTGCCAACGATTTGCGGCAGGCATTTGACCGCGATGAGCTGGACCTGCATTTTCAGGTTCAGAAATCTGTTTCCACGGGAGACATCCGGGGTTACGAGGCTTTGGTTCGTTGGAAGCATCCGGAGCATGGAGATATATCTCCGGAAGTGTTCATTCCGATTGCGGAAGAGTATGGACTGATCCTGCAGCTTGGAGAGTGGGTGCTACGCAAGGCCTGCGCGAGAGCGGCGAGCTGGCTGCCGCCTTACAAGGTCGCGGTGAACGTTTCCCCCCTGCAATTCGCGCATGCCGATTTGCCCAAAGTGATCCTTGAAATACTGGTCGAGACTGGCCTTGCGGCCAATCGGCTGGAGATTGAGCTGACGGAAACCGCAATCTTTGCGGACAAGGAGCGCTCGCTTCATATGCTCCGCCAGATCAAAGGCATGGGCGTGACGATTGCGCTGGATGATTTTGGAACGGGCTATTCTTCGCTCGATACCCTGCGCGCATTTCCGTTCGACAAGATCAAGCTCGACAAGTCCTTTATCGACCATGTGGACTCCAACGAACAGACCGCCGCCATGGTACGGGCCGTGCTGGCATTGGGCCGCAGCTTGAAAATTCCGGTGCTCGCTGAGGGCATCGAGAATTCCGGGCAGCTGGCCATGTTGACCTTTGAGGGGTGCGATGAGGCGCAAGGCTTCCTGCTTGGCCGGCCGATGTCTATCGACCGGATTGTCAGCGCCGGACATCTCAGCCTGAAGCCCGTAATGTCGCAGACCGAACCTGTGGAAGATCGCCGGAAACCTATTGAAGACAACGTGCCCGAAAAGCCCGGTAAAGCGGCGGCGTCCTGA
- a CDS encoding TCR/Tet family MFS transporter: MTDTAPARLPGKNAFFFVLVTVFIDHLAFGLIIPVLPTLIQDLANVPASGATLWIGGLAATYAVMTFLFGPLIGALSDKFGRRPVLLVSMAMLGLDFLLMALAPNIWILFLGRALAGISGATYSTANAYIADTTTPEERGRAFGFIGASFGLGFIFGPVIGGLLGELGPRIPFFAAVGLAFLNFLYGVFVLPESLPKARRRNLNLKRANPLGAARHFSKLPKVSWFLIASGIFFLAHTVFPATWSVHGEIRYDWSPMQIGLSLGLVGVGAATVQAGLMGFILKRLGSVRTIMFGYCVTIIAMTGFAFAGQPLFAYLIIPFSALGGVTMPAANALMSSLTPPDAQGELQGAASSLNALGMIIGPLIMSGALFSFSREDAPLQFGGAAFLLAAILTALAFLPFLRGVAANRDVLPAAAP; the protein is encoded by the coding sequence ATGACCGACACCGCGCCCGCCCGCCTTCCCGGCAAAAACGCTTTCTTCTTCGTGCTGGTGACGGTCTTCATCGATCACCTCGCCTTTGGCCTGATCATCCCGGTCCTGCCCACGCTGATCCAGGATCTCGCCAACGTGCCCGCCTCCGGCGCCACCCTCTGGATCGGCGGTCTCGCGGCCACCTATGCCGTGATGACGTTCCTGTTCGGCCCGCTGATCGGCGCCCTGTCCGACAAGTTCGGCCGCCGCCCGGTCCTGCTCGTCTCGATGGCGATGCTGGGGCTCGACTTTCTGCTGATGGCGCTGGCCCCCAACATCTGGATACTCTTCCTCGGCCGCGCGCTCGCGGGCATATCGGGCGCCACCTACTCAACCGCCAACGCCTACATTGCCGATACGACGACCCCGGAGGAACGCGGCCGCGCCTTCGGCTTTATCGGCGCCTCCTTCGGCCTCGGCTTCATTTTCGGCCCGGTGATCGGCGGCCTGCTCGGCGAGCTTGGCCCCCGCATACCCTTCTTTGCCGCCGTGGGCCTCGCCTTCCTCAACTTCCTCTACGGCGTATTCGTGCTGCCCGAATCCCTCCCCAAGGCGCGCCGCCGCAATCTGAACCTTAAGCGCGCCAACCCCCTCGGCGCCGCCCGCCACTTCTCAAAGCTCCCCAAAGTCTCCTGGTTCCTCATCGCGAGCGGCATTTTCTTCCTCGCCCACACAGTCTTCCCTGCCACCTGGTCGGTGCATGGCGAGATCCGGTATGACTGGTCGCCCATGCAGATCGGCCTCTCGCTCGGCCTCGTGGGCGTCGGTGCCGCCACCGTCCAAGCGGGCCTCATGGGCTTTATCCTCAAACGCCTCGGCAGTGTGCGCACCATCATGTTCGGCTATTGCGTCACCATCATCGCGATGACCGGCTTTGCCTTTGCGGGCCAGCCGCTCTTTGCCTATCTCATCATCCCGTTCAGCGCGCTCGGCGGCGTCACCATGCCCGCCGCCAACGCCCTGATGTCCAGCCTCACTCCGCCTGACGCGCAGGGCGAGCTGCAAGGCGCTGCCTCCAGCCTCAATGCGCTGGGCATGATCATCGGCCCCCTGATCATGAGCGGTGCATTGTTCAGCTTCTCCCGCGAAGACGCGCCTTTGCAATTTGGCGGCGCAGCATTCCTGCTCGCGGCCATTCTCACTGCGCTGGCGTTTCTGCCCTTCCTGCGCGGGGTCGCCGCCAACCGAGACGTTCTGCCCGCCGCAGCGCCCTGA
- a CDS encoding vWA domain-containing protein, whose amino-acid sequence MFLNFFNELRAAKVPVTLKEYLMLMEAMDKQVIDMEVEDFYYLSRAALVKDERNIDKFDRVFSHVFKGLDTLGDAVNVQDLPEEWLKKMSEKFLTKEEMAEIEAMGGFEKLMETLKKRLEEQKKRHEGGNKMIGTGGTSPFGANGYNPEGVRIGQDKSRHRRAVKVWDKREFKNYDDKLELGTRNIKVAMKRLRKWARKGAPDELDLDGTIRNTARKGYLDIEMRPEKRNTISVLLLLDVGGSMDPHIRVMEELFSAARAEIKNLEYFYFHNCPYEGLWRDNRRRMNNRIPTWDVLNKYPSDYKVIVVGDATMSPYEVTYAGGSVEHWNEEAGGIWLQRFVERYPNFVWLNPTKEGAWEYTGSIKLIRELIGPDRMFELTLAGLDEAMKELSR is encoded by the coding sequence ATGTTCCTGAATTTCTTCAACGAGCTGCGTGCGGCGAAAGTCCCGGTGACGCTGAAGGAATACCTGATGCTCATGGAGGCGATGGACAAACAGGTCATCGATATGGAGGTGGAGGACTTCTACTACCTCTCCCGCGCCGCCCTGGTGAAGGACGAGCGCAACATCGACAAGTTCGACCGCGTCTTCAGCCATGTCTTCAAGGGGCTCGACACGCTGGGCGATGCCGTCAACGTGCAGGACCTGCCCGAGGAATGGCTCAAGAAGATGAGCGAGAAATTCCTCACCAAGGAAGAGATGGCCGAAATCGAAGCCATGGGCGGCTTTGAAAAGCTCATGGAAACGCTGAAAAAACGCCTCGAGGAGCAGAAAAAGCGCCACGAGGGCGGCAACAAGATGATCGGCACAGGCGGCACCTCGCCCTTCGGCGCCAATGGCTACAATCCCGAAGGCGTGCGCATCGGCCAGGACAAATCCCGCCACCGCCGCGCCGTGAAGGTGTGGGACAAGCGCGAATTCAAGAATTACGACGACAAGCTGGAACTCGGCACGCGAAATATCAAAGTAGCCATGAAGCGCCTGCGCAAATGGGCCCGCAAGGGCGCGCCGGACGAGCTGGACCTTGACGGCACGATCCGCAACACCGCCCGCAAAGGCTATCTGGACATCGAAATGCGCCCGGAAAAGCGCAACACGATCTCTGTCCTCCTGCTGCTCGATGTCGGCGGCTCGATGGACCCGCACATCCGCGTCATGGAGGAGCTGTTTTCTGCCGCCCGCGCCGAGATAAAGAACCTCGAATACTTCTACTTCCACAACTGCCCCTATGAGGGCCTCTGGCGCGACAACCGCCGCCGCATGAACAACCGCATCCCCACCTGGGACGTGCTCAACAAATATCCGTCCGACTACAAAGTCATCGTCGTGGGCGACGCCACGATGAGCCCCTATGAAGTCACCTATGCGGGTGGCTCGGTCGAACACTGGAACGAAGAAGCCGGCGGTATCTGGCTACAGCGCTTCGTGGAGCGCTACCCCAATTTCGTCTGGCTGAACCCGACCAAGGAAGGCGCCTGGGAATATACCGGCTCCATCAAGCTCATCCGTGAACTGATCGGCCCGGACCGGATGTTCGAGCTGACCCTCGCCGGCCTCGACGAGGCGATGAAGGAACTCAGCCGCTAG
- a CDS encoding DUF2270 domain-containing protein, which yields MDTMDETEADHELPPAEGLCGPSEVTALSHLYRAEVYRSTVWRQRLDQTTNWAVISTGIGLSVAFANERASPFPIVLVGMLCIVFLMLEARRYRFFYVWRFRARVIEIAFYVPILRGEGTKIRIDRGTALSDDYEKPQYRISMLRCIGRRLRRNYGWIFAILGAAYFAKIAIHPVDVTSWEQLFRRAHIGPIPGWVAITGGCLFHVGWIFMAWKTWWDERTDKTKMADFLKSREDMNYVRAANAHDSALG from the coding sequence ATGGATACCATGGACGAAACCGAAGCCGACCACGAACTTCCCCCCGCTGAAGGCCTCTGCGGCCCTTCCGAGGTGACGGCGCTGTCGCACCTCTACCGCGCCGAAGTCTATCGTTCGACGGTCTGGCGGCAGCGTCTTGATCAGACAACGAACTGGGCCGTGATCTCTACCGGCATTGGCCTGTCGGTGGCATTTGCGAATGAGCGCGCCTCGCCCTTTCCGATCGTGCTGGTGGGCATGCTGTGCATCGTGTTCCTGATGCTGGAAGCGCGGCGCTACCGGTTTTTCTATGTCTGGCGGTTCCGGGCGCGGGTGATCGAGATTGCTTTCTATGTGCCGATCCTGCGCGGGGAAGGGACGAAGATCCGAATTGATCGGGGCACGGCGCTGTCGGACGACTATGAGAAGCCGCAATACCGGATTTCGATGCTGCGCTGTATCGGCCGGCGGCTGCGACGGAATTATGGCTGGATCTTCGCCATTCTCGGCGCGGCGTATTTTGCCAAGATTGCCATTCATCCGGTGGATGTGACCTCCTGGGAGCAGCTGTTCCGGCGGGCGCATATCGGGCCGATACCGGGCTGGGTCGCCATCACGGGCGGATGCCTGTTCCATGTCGGCTGGATATTCATGGCCTGGAAAACCTGGTGGGACGAGCGCACCGACAAGACCAAGATGGCCGATTTTCTCAAGAGCCGGGAAGACATGAACTATGTACGCGCCGCCAACGCGCATGATTCGGCGCTGGGCTGA
- a CDS encoding antibiotic biosynthesis monooxygenase family protein produces MFVAVYWWRVHPGKEDQFRKAWVRGTELIRQRYGSYGSRLHQDRDGRFVGYAEWPDEETWRKAYDQKMVYDEPETRAAFSDAVCETPPGNDPVFTMEVTDDLLDRAED; encoded by the coding sequence ATGTTCGTTGCCGTCTATTGGTGGCGTGTTCATCCGGGCAAGGAAGACCAGTTCCGCAAGGCCTGGGTGCGCGGCACAGAGCTTATCCGCCAGCGCTATGGCAGCTATGGCTCGCGCCTGCATCAGGACAGGGATGGCCGCTTCGTCGGCTATGCCGAATGGCCCGACGAGGAAACCTGGCGCAAGGCGTATGACCAGAAAATGGTCTATGACGAGCCTGAAACCCGCGCGGCATTCTCCGATGCCGTCTGCGAAACTCCGCCCGGAAATGATCCGGTTTTCACGATGGAAGTGACCGACGACCTGCTCGACCGGGCAGAAGACTAA